Within Fusarium fujikuroi IMI 58289 draft genome, chromosome FFUJ_chr08, the genomic segment CGCCAGCGTGAAAGCAATTTATGCTGTATTGACCATCTTGAGGAACGCAAGTGTCGTGCGTGAAGACGACTGGCCCGTTGGCGGAACTATATACGCCTGAGAGACCTGCGGAGTGCCACCATGGCTCTGCGTATACAAGGACCGTTTTGGTGTAATATCCTGACTTGGCAGACTCGTCGAGTGCCTTTTTGGCTGGTGGAAGACTTGTCTCGAACTGGATGAGAGGGTAAAATGGTGTTGGCACAGAAACGATAACTTTGTCTGCTCTGTAGACATCGCCATCAATAGTCTAAAATTTGCAGGCCCCGCCCTCTTTCTGCGTGATGGCCTTCACCGCGCTTGAGAGCTTCGCGCTTCCTGCCTTAAGACCAGCAGCAAGGCGATCACAAAATTATTGATTATTTATCCATATCGTCAGTCAAATCCCAGCCAAATCGTTGGCAAAGCTTACCCTGTTGATTACGAAGATACTGGGCTCCGTCTTGAAAATCAGATATAACATTCTTCAGACCGGTACCTGATTTCAATATGTCGAGAAAGAACAGGGCGCTGGGTTAATCGCTCTCTACGGTAAGTAGACTGCgcgtgatgctgttgatgagggcTGAAGCACCAGGATCATTAAATCCTGCAACGAAGTCCGCAACGGTGATAGAATCAGGGTGCCTTGCGTCTGGTCCGTCAGAAGGATTGCCGGTGTCACATTTGTCAGCATACTCGGAAAGAAGCTGCATGAATTGGTCCACTTCCTTCAGCTGTTCCGGCTCAAGCTAGGCATGGTCAGACTGGCTCATCAGAGTGACACGACGAACTCACATTTGCTGGCATCGCAAAAGGGATGCAATGAACTTCTGCATTCTCATCTCTGTACAGACTGCGCCCCTCTATATGCTGCTCAACAAGACCGAATCGAAACTCTTTGGCCAGCTTGTGAATCTCACTCTGACTAGAGTGTTattttgagttgatagaccccaCAGCTGATGGCTCACATCACGCGCCTCACACGTCGCTGGATCTTCACTTACCGACGAGTTCTATCACAGAAAGCCTGTGAAATTTCTCAGTAGGTCGCGTTACAAGATGCGGCACCTTGAAGTCCTGCAGCAAAGTCTTGAGTTGTTCTGGGCTAAATTGGATCCAACGATGTTTGGACCGTTTGGCTTCAAGTATTGATGGAGAATCATGGAACGTCTCTGTCAATTATGCAATTGCTAGACCCAGCAACGAACTAATTAGCTTTAATTCAACCTTGTTGTCAGTAGTATCCTACGTTCTTTACCTTTGAACCGGGGGTTGAAACCTTTTACATGTCTCAACATTATAGGCTACTGGCTGGCACTGGTCTCAATGGAAGCTGTTGGCCATGGTTCCCATGCCATAGCTTGTCTATTTATTCATGTAAGCGTCGAAATGCGACAATCACTTGCCGGATAGTCTGCCGTCGATTAATTATGGTAGGCTCTATTTTAGCTCTACCTTAGTGATGGATTTATTCAACATTATCTGTTCCGCTCCTCGTTATCTTGTCTTGATAGCAAGATAGACTCCTGGCTACTCATTGGCTTCGCTGTGTTATAGCGTGGGTCAGAGCGACTGGGATACTGGAGCGTAAGTATGAGCACGCTAAATGGCTTGAGTCAGGGACCAATGTCACCCCGAACCCGGACATATTTAGCTTGCCCTTCCCCACAAAGCCAGCTCTGACCATGCTCCTACATACTCTCATACCATGATTCTTTTCGCGATGATCGAGCATTGTCAAATCAATTAGCAACAGTTGACATCCGGATCCAGACGCAAAATGCCCACTGGGGCTCGATCGCGCAGTGGATGCGCCGCATGCAAGTCCCAAAGGGTAAATACAGTGACGATACACTTGACGACAATGCACAAATGCGCTGACAGATTCATCATGACAGTTGAAGTGCGATGAAACTTGGCCGTCTTGCGGAAGATGCACCCGCCTCGACATGAATTGTTCTGGACCCATTATCCGCCTGAGATGGTCGCAAAAACACCAAGCACGTCCTGATAACAGAGCCCAAAAGCGAACAACACATACGAGACAGAATCTACAGCCTTTGACAGCCAGGCACTCTACCATTACAGATCAGCCGGAAGCTACCCTCCTGGATTCAAATTTCTCTTGGATATTTAATACTACTGCTGTGGATGGAAATCATGCCCTTTCTCCCAGCCACGGTGGCGACGGCTGGATCGATGAAGCGTTTGGAAATATAATGCCGGAACTCGTGTCATCCGATCTCATAACGAATGCTACTACGACATCAATCCAAACGCCAGAACTGCTGCAAATGGCAGACGACTTTGGTCCTACGACTGAGACGGCGGGGTTGAGCCCAAGGGAGCCATTACCCCAAAATAGTGAGATTTCGGCAACGCCTATAGCATCTTTACCGATTCCTAGATCACTAGACACGAACCGACCGCAAAGCATGCCATCTCAACCAGTGCAGGTGGCGGAGTCACCACAGCCTTACACTTCTACAGTTGTCGATCGACCTTTGAACGATTACAGTACTATTCTCGTGGAGTACTACTTCAAAGACACAGCCGCTATACTCGCGCTATACGACAGCGAAATGAACCCATTTCGGTCAACAGTCTCTCGAGTATGGACATCCTCGGAGCTGATGTACTGTACACTGCAGAGTATGGCTGCGTCGTTTCTCTCTAACGTTTATCCTCAGTTGCTGAATACCGGACTGTACTTTCGACAAAAAGCTATCCGACTTCTTAATGACCTTGATGACTCTGCAATTCATGAACAGGCGCTTATTGCGTTGTTCATGATTGGTGGAACAGCTAGTTGGTTCGATGTTAACGATACTGGTTCCGAGTACTTCCCCCGGCTTAAGAAATATGTACAGAGTCTCAAGACTTCGGGGCGTATGTCACCGACAGGTCATAGCCAAGCCTTTTTTGAAAATACTTTGGCTTGCTGGGAAATGTTCTTGGCCTTCGTGGTCGATAGCGATGAGACTGATGTTTTTGACTTACCGCATCTACCGCTGTTGTAAGTTCACCTGGTAATTACGACTGAATGGTTTCTAACTCGATCAGACCGACTGATCCTCTACCAGGACCTGGATCAATATTCCCCGTGGTCCAGATCCCCCATCCTGTAACTGGAGTTGCTCATGAGATCCATACTACTCTCGCAAGAGTCGGTCGCTTGGTCAGAAGAAACCGCCGTCGCGCCATATCCAAGCAATTCCTCACACGCGAATTTATCTTGGAGGCACATCGCGAGGTTGACGAAGCAGCGGAATTAGAGATGTTTCTCACCAACCTACAAGTTCCGTTAGAGTCCGCTATAGTGCAGACGGGAGACTCACAAACACCGACCTGGCATCTCACAGCGCTAGCAGAAGTTTATCGCTTTGCTGGCCTTATTCAGCTGTATCATGTCTTTCCTGATACTCTTGTTTCAAGGATGAAACTGCAGAACTCGAATTCTGGGACTGATGTCTCTGAAGTATCTGCGCATGAAGCGGAGGAACGGCTAAGACAGTTCACGCTTAAAGCCGTCGAAGTCCTGCGCTCGATACCTGCTGAATCTGGGACCAAGGACTTTCATCCATTTTTGATCGTCGCAGTCTGCAGTGGACTTACAATTCCAGTTGTCGAAGTGTCAGCTCCTGCGCAGAGCATGGCGGGCTTGGGGAACTCGTTAGCTCTGGTGGCGGCTGATGTGCATCGGGCGCGGGGATTTCTGAGGGGTCGACTCCAGCTGCTTTTGCACTCTCTCCCCAAGAACCCAATTCAGCGGTGCATTGACATTGTTGAAGCGACTTGGGCCGAGACAGATAATCGTTCTGGGAGTGCAGGACGACCTGCGTACTGgatggatgtgatgatgCAGAATAACTGGGAGACTTTTATGGCATAATGGGCATCGAATCCGATGCCAAAGATGAACAGTAATTATCAGTCAGTATTTTCGCAAGGGGAATGCGAAATGCCTCAATTGACAGATGCCTCTATCGCTTAATCTAACCATAACGGGTACAGATTGTGACACAAAGAAGTTCTGTAAGGTCCTGTCACGGATCGGTTCTTCAGTGGAGACAGAGGGCGACTAGCCTGGAATATCCTCTTTTAGTAGGTCGTTACGATCGTGCTCCGCTATACGAGTCATCCAGTCGCAACTCACATGCTTATCGAGTCGGGTGGTCGTTTCAACGGTGGGTAAAGAAGATACTTGCCTTTGTTAACCATAAATAAGACCCTTGTTATTTTAGAGGAAATAGCAAAGGCTCAAGTAAGCGGTATCGGTCAACGAAAATGAGATTCAACCATCTACTCCCAGTTCTCCCCTTCGCTGGGCTGACGCTTGGGTGCAACCACCATCACGACGACAAGAAATGGACTGCTGAGGAGTTGGCCGAACTCGAAGCCAAATGGGGCTTCGATGTAAGTTATCTCTTCTGATATTCCCCTAATTATTGTGACTGACAATCAGATAGTGGGCATTCGGCGGCATTGGCACGTTCGCGCACCTCAATCATGTCAAATGCCTTACAGAGCCCACCGAGCCCTATGACATCGCTATCATCGGCGCGCCATTTGACACCGCTGTGACGTATAGACCCGGCGCACGATTCGGTCCACGAAGTATTCGTCACGCGTCAGGTCGTCAGCACTCGCTCCGCGGCTACAATCCCCGAGCAGACATTAATCCATATCAAAACTGGGCCAAGATCGTGGACTGCGGAGATATTCCTATAACACCTATCGATAATGATATAGCCCAGAAGCAGATGACGCAGGCCCTGGAGCAATTGGGAATGCGCAGAACCGTGTCGTCTATTTCCTCGAAGCCCAAGTTGTTCACGCTTGGTGGCGATCATAGCTTGACTTTGCCTGCCCTCCGGGCGCTGAAGAAGGTGTACGGAGATCGTGAGATCCAAGTCCTTCATTTCGATGGTAAAGAATCCCAGTCTGATATCATTATTACTTGCTGACGTATACCTGTAGCCCATCTTGACACATGGAACCCTCACGCATATCCGTCCTACTGGGGAACAACACCTTTCAACCATGGATCCATGTTCTGGCTAGCCAACCAAGAAGGACTTCTCTCCAACTCGTCATCTCACCCTTCAGTCCACGCAGGCTTGCGAACACGGCTCACAGGCATCCAAGATAATGAAGACGACACTGCACAGAACTGGATTCGTTTTTCAGCTGATGATATCGACAAAATTGGTACACAGGGTATAATCGATGGTATAATGAAGATTCTAGGCACTGAGAACTTGGTATACTTGTCGGTGGATATTGACGTCCTCGACCCAGCTTTTGCTCCAGGAACAGGCACGCCTGAGCCTGGAGGTTGGTCTACCAGGGAGTTCATAAACATCCTTAGAGGCATCGAGGGTCTGAACTTAGTTGGCGCTGATGTAGTGGAAGTCTCCCCTATTTATCAAGGGGCGGGTGAAGAGACGACCTTCGCGGCTGCGCAGGTAGTTTATGAGATTTTGACGTCCATGGTCAAGAGAGGGTTGCAGGATCTGGGAAGGTCGGACAAGGCTAGTAAGGATGAGCTATAGGTATGTGAGGGTCACCACGAAAATAATAATGGAGAGAGATACGTG encodes:
- a CDS encoding related to amine oxidase, with product MPANLEPEQLKEVDQFMQLLSEYADKCDTGNPSDGPDARHPDSITVADFVAGFNDPGASALINSITRSLLTTIDGDVYRADKVIVSVPTPFYPLIQFETSLPPAKKALDESAKSGYYTKTVLVYAEPWWHSAGLSGVYSSANGPVVFTHDTCVPQDGQYSINCFHAGDPGWKWSRLPAEERKKIVLQDIRTTFGTIVDTIPKPINAIDKDWTTKDPWAQGGPGPVWRPGFLAGESGKTITEPFWNIHFVETETASVWRGYMDGAVRSGIRGGRSGSCGATQNLDIVHFRT
- a CDS encoding related to agmatinase, which translates into the protein MRFNHLLPVLPFAGLTLGCNHHHDDKKWTAEELAELEAKWGFDWAFGGIGTFAHLNHVKCLTEPTEPYDIAIIGAPFDTAVTYRPGARFGPRSIRHASGRQHSLRGYNPRADINPYQNWAKIVDCGDIPITPIDNDIAQKQMTQALEQLGMRRTVSSISSKPKLFTLGGDHSLTLPALRALKKVYGDREIQVLHFDAHLDTWNPHAYPSYWGTTPFNHGSMFWLANQEGLLSNSSSHPSVHAGLRTRLTGIQDNEDDTAQNWIRFSADDIDKIGTQGIIDGIMKILGTENLVYLSVDIDVLDPAFAPGTGTPEPGGWSTREFINILRGIEGLNLVGADVVEVSPIYQGAGEETTFAAAQVVYEILTSMVKRGLQDLGRSDKASKDEL